A stretch of the Nicotiana tabacum cultivar K326 chromosome 6, ASM71507v2, whole genome shotgun sequence genome encodes the following:
- the LOC142181721 gene encoding uncharacterized protein LOC142181721 — protein sequence MVTRPVAEKLSDRGSFTIPCTIGNFAFAKALCDLGDNINLIPLAIYKRLGIGRARPTSMLLQLTDKTVKRPSGILDDVLIQVGKFVFPTDFVILDCRVDEENPIILGRPFFAIGRALIDYETG from the coding sequence ATGGTGACTAGACCAGTTGCTGAGAAGTTGTCTGACCgagggagtttcacaattccctGCACCATTGGTAACTTTGCCTTTGCCAAGGCACTCTGTGATTTGGGGGATAACATAAATCTTATACCCCTGGCGATCTATAAGAGGTTggggattggaagagctagacccacgtctatgttgttgcagctgaCTGATAAAACTGTGAAAAGACCCTCAGGTATTTTGGATGACGTGTTGATacaggtagggaaatttgtgttccctacAGATTTTGTGATTCTGGATTGTAGAGTGGATGAAGAaaatcccataattttgggaaggccgttctTTGCCATAGGGCGAGCCCTCATTGATTATGAAACTGGGTAG